TGTTCGCTTAGAAGTGAACAAATTAGAAAATTAAGTTTTTCATAATTAAGGTTATTGACACTTAAAATATCATTTGTAATTTGAACAAGGGCATTATTTATCTCATATTTAGTTTTTAATTTACCATATGTAAGATAATTTCTAGTACCAATTTTTCCTAAAGATACCAACTCATCGTTTGCCATATCTTCATTTTTAAAACTTAGTTCATTTAAATGATACCGGCCAAATTCTTTTAATAAATTTTGATTAATCCATTTATATTCATTTTTAAGTAAATCAAATCCATTTATGTTGACATAAGTTGAATACATCTCTCTTGATTCTCTTATTCTTTTTACATCTTTAAATTTAGAAAAATAATAAGAAATACTTAAATAAAGTTTCGAAAACATTGGTAAAAGATGAGAAGCTACTTTGTTTTTTTCTATATATTTGTGGACACTTTTTACAAAACTTTCTTCTTCTTTTGAGCTTTCACTACTAGTAATATAATTTAAAATAGTATCAATAGTTTTTAATTTATAAAATTCATAATAATCATTCTTTAAGGACTTAGAGTCTATTAAAGTTTGACCAATATTTATATAGTAATATTTATTAATATTTTCAGCTAAAAGAAGAATATCATGGATAGGAAGAAGATTTAAAATATTAAATTTATCTGCTTCTATAATAAAATTATTGATTGCACTTTTATAATCTTTTATTTGGGCTACTTTCCCATCATTTGTTTTGTAACTTAAAGCAATAGAGTTTAGTAAATCCTCTGTTAATGAATCTAAAGTAATAGTTCCATTTTTTGAAAAAGACATAGAGAAATTTTCTTCATATAAGTGCATACATCTTTTTAAAGAGTTACAAATAAAATAATCAGCTGTATTATAGTTTTGATTGAGTTTTTTTAACATAATTAGAAGCAAATAAGAGGAGTTCTTTCTAAATATTAAGTACTCTTCTTCTTTTGAACTACTATTTCCAGCAAAATTAGTATCTTTTGAAATATCGTAACCATCACTAATCTTTTGAAGTAATAAATAATATTGTTCAATTAAATAATCAAAATCTTTGCCCCAAGCATCAACAAAAGGCAAGTGAGAAAAGTAATAAAGGATTTGTCCTAAAATATTATTTAAACTATTTAAATAATTTTCACCAAGTTTTATAGTGAATTTTAGCATGTTTATAGTCTCTGATAAAATATCAGTGATTGGAGTTATTGTTTGTTTTCTTTTAATATCAATTGAATTTATCTGACAAAGTTTTGTATAAACTTTTAATAAACAAAGATAATTAGCAAATATAACATCAAAAGTCTCTTCATTTTCTAATTGTTTTAAGGAATTTTCATATTCTCTAAATAGATTTTGGATTTCATCATAGTTGTAAGTATTATAATTTTCAAAAACTTTATAATACTTTCCCCTTGAGAGTAAATTTATTATTGTATTTATATCTTTAAAAAATAAGGCAGAACCATTTTTTAAAA
This portion of the Arcobacter nitrofigilis DSM 7299 genome encodes:
- a CDS encoding diguanylate cyclase domain-containing protein, whose translation is MNQNFEDSDFSLSTKEEFENLEDSQIFKIIDKYKIIKTEDKLLDSAETNYIALIDYIDNLYYLKKEIPQDLIDLVRNHTYFNKYLILFINKKLENILKNGSALFFKDINTIINLLSRGKYYKVFENYNTYNYDEIQNLFREYENSLKQLENEETFDVIFANYLCLLKVYTKLCQINSIDIKRKQTITPITDILSETINMLKFTIKLGENYLNSLNNILGQILYYFSHLPFVDAWGKDFDYLIEQYYLLLQKISDGYDISKDTNFAGNSSSKEEEYLIFRKNSSYLLLIMLKKLNQNYNTADYFICNSLKRCMHLYEENFSMSFSKNGTITLDSLTEDLLNSIALSYKTNDGKVAQIKDYKSAINNFIIEADKFNILNLLPIHDILLLAENINKYYYINIGQTLIDSKSLKNDYYEFYKLKTIDTILNYITSSESSKEEESFVKSVHKYIEKNKVASHLLPMFSKLYLSISYYFSKFKDVKRIRESREMYSTYVNINGFDLLKNEYKWINQNLLKEFGRYHLNELSFKNEDMANDELVSLGKIGTRNYLTYGKLKTKYEINNALVQITNDILSVNNLNYEKLNFLICSLLSEQIYYGICEISILGLTKKKSLIVDEGYKMHKIPIDEMYTIQFIFPAIYENNFKYINEENEDFILSNLKNIFSIYKKESQTFTNNTTGLENIHKLKLDLSNRSGLMTNFVQIFVRSFSKITQDFGFNVGEKYLQTIINKISTLLEEDDSIYYLNEGKIGIIINNKNFINTFVDRIMKFKINKNGQEIDMEFVICVTIAQYDLYNKSVKTLDKAIISKNNLLFYEE